The following proteins are co-located in the Malassezia restricta chromosome II, complete sequence genome:
- a CDS encoding pyridoxine kinase → MTTEAVPSHRLLTIQSHVVCGYVGNRSATFPSQLLGWDVDVVNTVQFSNHTGYGRWGGQRIEAAALADVLEGMERNGLLRQNRVLTGYTPSSEALSVVEAFIRRLRQEKPDMIYLLDPVMGDMDRGMYVNPDVLPVYRRLLPLSTIICPNQFEAQVLAGQDITSLASLHQVLDTLHMTYGVPHVVITSLELPADDMEKLGMKSTMPDGKPAMLLVGSSRQERPWYLTFPSQGEYFSGVGDLFAALVLARFAEHASELPEPARASFEACVSRDASNIKLSPIARAVTLAVASLQHVLDGTRAAMEAEGQRLGIDPFVPAHLASVDDRVRIMRLRELRVVQNPGAFLHPSILGRPRWLPL, encoded by the coding sequence ATGACGACAGAAGCGGTGCCGTCGCACAGGCTTCTGACGATCCAGAGCCACGTAGTGTGCGGCTATGTGGGTAATCGCTCTGCGACATTTCCGTCGCAGCTGCTTGGATGGGATGTGGATGTGGTGAATACGGTGCAGTTTTCGAACCACACCGGCTATGGCCGATGGGGTGGacagcgcatcgaggcggCCGCTCTCGCGGACGTGTTGGAGGGCATGGAACGCAACGgtctgctgcgccagaACCGCGTGCTCACGGGATATACACCCTCGTCCGAGGCCCtgagcgtcgtcgaggccTTTATCCGGAGGCTGCGCCAGGAAAAGCCGGATATGATCTATTTGTTAGATCCGGTCATGGGCGATATGGATCGTGGCATGTACGTGAACCCGGACGTGCTGCCGGTGTACCGGCGTCTTTTGCCGCTCTCGACGATCATTTGCCCTAACCAGTTCGAGGCACAAGTACTCGCAGGCCAAGACATTACATCACTCGCCTCGCTGCATCAGGTGCTGGACACGCTACATATGACCTACGGCGTCCCCCACGTCGTCATTACATCGCTGGAGTTGCCGGCGGACGACATGGAAAAGCTTGGCATGAAATCGACGATGCCTGACGGAAAGCCTGCCATGTTGCTCGTCGGCTCGTCGCGTCAGGAACGGCCTTGGTACCTGACCTTCCCATCGCAGGGCGAGTACTTTTCGGGCGTGGGCGACCTGTTTGCTGCCCTCGTCCTAGCGCGCTTCGCCGAGCACGCCTCTGAGCTGCCGGAACCGGCGCGGGCATCATTCGAGGCGTGTGTATCGCGCGATGCGAGCAATATCAAATTGTCGCCTATAGCGCGGGCCGTGACGCTGGCCGTGGCGTCTTTGCAGCACGTGTtggacggcacgcgcgctgcgaTGGAGGCAGAAGgtcagcgcctcggcatcgatCCGTTTGTGCCTGCGCACCTCGCCAGCGTAGATGATCGCGTTCGCATTATGCGCCTGCGAGAACTCCGTGTGGTGCAGAATCCAGGCGCCTTTCTGCATCCCTCCATTCTTGGCAGGCCCCGATGGCTGCCGCTGTAG
- a CDS encoding phosphoglycerate kinase, with product MSLSTKLAITDVDLTDKRVLMRVDFNVPLDGDRITNNQRIVAALPTIKYALEHKAKAVVLMSHLGRPEGQKQDKFSLKPVVPELSRLLNKDVQFLPDCVGPEVEKAVNAATGGAVILLENVRFYIEEEGKGKDANGEKVKADKDAVAKFRASLTKLGDVYVNDAFGSAHRAHSSVVGVELPQRASGFLMKKELDFFAKALESPERPFLAILGGAKISDKIQLIDNMLDKVNMLIIGGGMAFTFKKVLNNMNIGNSLYDEEGAKKVNDLVAKAQQNKVELFLPVDFVTADKFDKDAQVGAATDESGIPDGWMGLDIGEKSREIFKGAVLKAKTILWNGPPGVFEFDNFAGGSQAVLQACVDAEKNGSTVIVGGGDTATVVAKYDAQEHISHVSTGGGASLELLEGKELPGVAGLSQK from the coding sequence ATGTCTCTGTCAACCAAGCTTGCTATTACGGATGTCGATCTCACGGACAAGCGCGTGCTGATGCGCGTGGACTTTAACGTGCCCTTGGACGGCGACAGGATCACGAACAACCAGCGCATTGTGGCCGCCTTGCCGACCATCAAGTACGCTCTCGAGCAcaaggccaaggccgtGGTGCTCATGTCGCACCTGGGCCGCCCTGAGGGCCAAAAGCAGGACAAGTTTTCGCTCAAGCCTGTGGTGCCTGAGCTCAGCCGCCTGCTCAACAAGGACGTGCAGTTCCTGCCTGACTGCGTCGGCCCTGAGGTCGAGAAGGCCGTGAACGCTGCTACTGGCGGAGCCGTCATCCTGCTCGAGAACGTGCGCTTCTACATCGAGGAAGAGGGCAAGGGCAAGGATGCCAACGGTGAGAAGGTCAAGGCTGACAAGGATGCCGTGGCCAAGTTCCGCGCGAGCCTCACCAAGCTGGGTGACGTGTACGTGAACGATGCCTTTGGATCGGCTCACCGTGCGCACTCGTCGGTGGTGGGTGTGGAACTCCCGCAGCGTGCGTCTGGCTTCCTCATGAAGAAGGAGCTGGACTTTTTcgccaaggcgctcgagtcgccGGAGCGTCCGTTCCTGGCCATCCTCGGTGGTGCCAAGATTTCGGACAAGATCCAGCTGATCGATAACATGCTGGACAAGGTCAACATGCTCATTATCGGCGGTGGTATGGCCTTTACGTTCAAGAAGGTGCTCAACAACATGAACATTGGCAACTCGCTCTACGATGAGGAGGGCGCGAAGAAGGTGAACGACCTCGTGGCCAAGGCCCAGCAGAACAAGGTCGAGCTGTTTTTGCCTGTGGACTTTGTGACGGCCGACAAGTTTGACAAGGATGCCCAGGTCGGCGCGGCTACGGACGAAAGCGGCATTCCTGACGGCTGGATGGGTCTGGACATTGGCGAGAAGAGCCGCGAGATCTTCAAGGGCGCCGTGCTCAAGGCCAAGACGATCTTGTGGAATGGCCCGCCGGGTGTGTTTGAGTTTGACAACTTCGCCGGCGGCTCCCAGGCCGTCCTGCAGGcctgcgtcgacgccgagAAGAACGGCAGCACGGTCATTGTCGGTGGCGGTGACACGGCCACGGTCGTTGCCAAGTACGATGCCCAGGAGCACATTTCCCACGTCTCGACGGGCGGTGGTGCGAgtctcgagctgctcgagggCAAGGAGCTGCCTGGTGTAGCCGGTCTCAGCCAGAAGTAG
- a CDS encoding AMP deaminase: MTHDGRYEENVDVYTSARNDMATATALAAQAGSTLPTIGMKNMSLSDDAQAQPLMSLAPHMPPECEPLFSSLQTCLRMRDKYMNESLQGHLHDNPKNWDAEYCADWAAEHRVPWTPPSPNVAPGSVRIDGCAMDAERERPKPWRIYPPPPRPHWEQFVPAPASTFVREAETGVPLHTPLEPASQANVLAAQELLESCGGVPGEFRMEHIDLPPKHSIQGADVQFGLVDGVFQVWTDESRLTHVTPSDEWFHDLDVLRSITSDGPAKSFAWRRLKYLEGKWNLYKLLNEYRESDFLKRVSHRDFYNVRKVDTHVHHSASMNQKHLLRFIKSKIKRHSDDVVLHQGGKPMTLRDVFQLLGLTAYDLSIDTLDMHAHQDSFHRFDRFNLKYNPIGESKLREIFLKTDNYIKGRYLAEITREVTHDLEQSKYQMCEYRISIYGRHPHEWDKLACWVVDHHLFSPNVRWLIQVPRLYEVYKANGNVTHFEELLDNVFRPLFEVTRDPSSHPKLHIMLQRVVGFDVVDDESKPEHRFVRHFPPPRQWNDSTSPPYSYWLYYLYANLATLNQWRRIRCFNTLVLRPHAGEAGDPDHLAAAYLTSQSISHGILLRKVPVLQYLYYLKQIPLAMSPLSNNALFLSYERNPFPEYFRKGLVVTLSTDDPLQFHLSKEPLLEEYSVATQIYKLSSTDMCELARNSVLQSGWEMEIKRHWLGKYFYRPGATGNDVSKTNVPDLRLQYRSETLRQELAFIWQEKASTSG, encoded by the coding sequence ATGACGCACGACGGCAGGTACGAGGAAAACGTGGATGTCTATACGAGTGCGCGGAATGACATGGCCACAGCGACGGCTCTAGCTGCGCAGGCTGGCAGTACGCTTCCGACGATCGGCATGAAAAACATGTCGTTGTCagacgatgcgcaggcTCAGCCGCTCAtgtcgctggcgccgcaCATGCCGCCTGAGTGTGAGCCGCTGTTTTCGAGTTTGCAGACGTGTCTGCGTATGCGTGACAAGTACATGAACGAGAGCTTGCAGGGCCACTTGCACGACAATCCCAAGAACTGGGATGCCGAATACTGTGCGGACTGGGCCGCCGAGCATCGTGTGCCGTGgacgccgccgtcgccgaACGTAGCGCCTGGCTCGGTGCGGATTGATGGGTGTGCGATGGATGCGGAGCGTGAGCGGCCGAAGCCGTGGCGCATATatccgccgccgcctcggccgcATTGGGAGCAGTTTGTGCCGGCGCCCGCCTCGACGTTCGTGCGCGAAGCCGAGACGggtgtgccgctgcataCGCCGCTGGAGCCTGCGTCGCAGGCGAATGTGCtagcggcgcaggagctACTTGAGAGCTGTGGTGGCGTGCCTGGTGAGTTTCGCATGGAGCACATTGACTTGCCGCCCAAGCACAGCATCCAAGGCGCCGATGTGCAGTTCGGCCTGGTCGACGGCGTGTTTCAGGTGTGGACGGACGAGTCGCGTTTGACGCATGTGACGCCGAGCGACGAGTGGTTCCATGAcctggatgtgctgcgcagcatcaCGTCGGATGGCCCGGCCAAATCGTTTGCATGGCGCCGACTCAAGTACCTCGAAGGCAAGTGGAATTTGTACAAGCTGCTGAACGAGTATCGCGAGTCGGATTTCCTCAAGCGCGTGTCGCACCGAGACTTTTACAATGTGCGCAAGGTCGATACACATGTGCACCATAGTGCGAGCATGAACCAAAAGCACTTGCTCCGCTTCATCAAGTCGAAGATCAAGCGGCATTCGGACGATGTGGTGCTGCACCAGGGAGGTAAGCCGATGACGCTGCGTGATGTGTTCCAGCTGCTGGGACTGACGGCGTACGACTTGAGTATCGATACGTTAGATATGCACGCGCACCAGGACTCGTTCCACCGCTTTGATCGATTCAATCTCAAGTACAACCCCATTGGCGAGTccaagctgcgcgagatTTTTCTCAAGACGGACAACTACATCAAGGGCCGGTACCTGGCCGAGATCACGCGCGAAGTGACGCACGATCTCGAGCAGAGCAAGTACCAGATGTGCGAGTACCGCATCTCCATCTACGGACGGCACCCACACGAATGGGACAAGCTAGCATGCTGGGTCGTGGACCACCACCTGTTCAGTCCGAATGTGCGCTGGCTCATTCAGGTGCCGCGTTTGTACGAAGTGTACAAAGCGAACGGCAACGTGACGCATTTtgaggagctgctggacaatGTCTTCCGGCCGCTGTTTGAAGTGACGCGCGATCCGTCATCGCATCCGAAGCTGCATATCATGCTTCAGCGTGTCGTGGGCTTTGACGTGGTCGACGATGAAAGCAAGCCGGAGCATCGCTTCGTGCGCCACTTTCCGCCGCCGAGGCAGTGGAACGATTCGACGAGTCCGCCATACTCGTACTGGCTCTACTACTTGTACGCGAacctcgcgacgctcaaTCAGTGGCGCCGCATCCGCTGCTTTAATACCCTCGTGCTCCGTCCCCATGCAGGGGAGGCGGGCGATCCTGACCACCTTGCCGCCGCGTACCTGACGTCGCAGTCGATTTCGCATGGCATTTTGCTGCGCAAAGTACCGGTGCTGCAGTATTTGTACTATCTCAAGCAGATCCCCTTGGCCATGTCGCCGCTGAGCAACAATGCCCTCTTTCTGTCGTACGAGCGCAATCCCTTTCCCGAATACTTCCGCAAAGGACTCGTGGTGACGCTGTCGACCGATGATCCTCTGCAGTTCCATCTCTCGAAGGAACCGCTGCTGGAAGAGTACAGTGTCGCGACGCAGATCTACAAGTTGTCGTCGACTGATATGTGTGAGCTGGCGCGGAACAGCGTGCTGCAGTCTGGCTGGGAAATGGAAATCAAGCGCCACTGGCTCGGCAAGTACTTCTACCGCCCGGGCGCCACGGGCAACGACGTCTCCAAGACGAATGTGCCTGATCTTCGGCTGCAATACCGCAGCGAGACACTACGACAAGAACTTGCCTTTATATGGCAGGAAAAAGCATCTACTTCTGGCTGA
- a CDS encoding zinc finger protein: MSVADLYHIRRAIRRDAGVGYVPASLSRQGRARLCGLCFTSEASYTCPRCHVPYCSLPCYRSHACSAALAERTARSLSQEDVRVDEAERAKTLELLWRLETGEGVAEDDEPSDDDDTPEHLLRKLTVAERDQFAQLLQNPEKAAKMYFHDGAQVLWWQADTVVAPVSLPWNEGCARTPIDLRFHVLYVCLAYTYVLRHFGISSLACVGDEYQACRQMLMDLVPFFAPKHSRMTLHSAQEASLYFLQMVGLTRQEPLPLLLSLLRSVADLVQPRAVHEVDQAPFAYTLWALADMHALLRNQVLPAKKLAFYAACVHPGGAADVASLHARIEAYIARLEREQDERVHAEHVANAHAYVERMDPRAQPKPRREGLSETHVGRATRALDPQELLGHKAIDGARR, encoded by the coding sequence ATGTCGGTGGCGGATTTGTACCACATCCGCCGAGCGATtcggcgcgacgccggGGTCGGGTACGTGCCTGCATCGCTCTCGCGGCAGGGCCGAGCCCGACTCTGTGGCCTCTGCTTCACGTCCGAGGCGTCCTATACGTGtcctcgatgccatgtccCGTACTGCTCGCTACCGTGTTATCGATCCCATGCCTGTAGTGCTGCCTTGGCCGAGCGTACCGCGCGCTCTCTCTCTCAAGAAGATGTGCGTGTGGATGAggccgagcgtgccaagacCCTCGAGCTACTGTGGCGACTCGAGACGGGCGAGGGCGTCGCCGAGGATGATGAGCcgtccgacgacgatgatACCCCCGAGCATCTTTTGCGAAAGCTAACGGTAGCTGAGCGTGATCAGTTCGCCCAGCTCCTGCAGAATCCAGAAAAGGCGGCCAAGATGTACTTTCACGACGGAGCGCAGGTCTTGTGGTGGCAGGCGGATACGGTCGTAGCGCCTGTCAGCCTACCATGGAACGAAGGCTGTGCCCGCACCCCGATCGACTTGCGCTTCCACGTACTCTATGTGTGCCTCGCGTATACCTATGTTCTGCGGCACTTTGGCATATCGAGTCTGGCGTGCGTGGGCGACGAATATCAGGCATGCCGGCAAATGCTGATGGACTTGGTGCCATTTTTCGCTCCCAAGCATAGTCGCATGACACTGCACTCAGCGCAAGAGGCGAGTCTCTATTTTCTGCAGATGGTGGGTCTGACGAGGCAGGAGCCCTTGCCCCTGCTGCTATCGCTCCTGCGCTCGGTGGCGGATCTTGTCCAGCCCCGCGCGGTCCACGAGGTCGATCAAGCACCGTTCGCCTACACGCTATGGGCGCTCGCTGATATGCATGCGCTGTTGCGAAACCAGGTCTTGCCGGCGAAAAAGCTGGCCTTTTACGCGGCGTGTGTGCACCCAGGCGGGGCAGCCGACGTCGCCTCTCTGCATGCACGCATCGAAGCTTAtatcgcgcgtctcgaACGCGAGCAGGACGAGCGAGTGCATGctgagcacgtcgcgaatgcgcatgcgtatgtcgagcgcatggatcCCCGAGCGCAGCCCAAGCCACGCAGGGAGGGGCTAAGCGAAACGCACGTTGGCCGCGCCACCCGTGCGTTGGATCCGCAAGAGCTTCTTGGCCACAAGGCCATAgacggcgcgcgtcgctaA
- a CDS encoding merozoite surface protein msp-1 — translation MDASLASIRTALEQLHAQNVATISHAKRPAYFTNAVLNPQRLDILELIRDADAFEASLYVSAPPEPTPGPSTAPAEPKPHFRAVPVPTPLKQSHQADSDARTYLLAAEKLLQNYHNAPRARKHIRMLLKRDAELQRHISRYHATIDQAGKAQQFARTPPPPPTRAKRSEALQAEIQREKMEILALESMLSEKETAPPTTPAARSPRPAPTPQRTPRRASPAKSPALSKSVAAPPTPRTPKNARPLAQSVSSPRTPTTRVSPPKTQPTASPSLVPLGVVPTATPELERITTRIWDLFGEHVRYAAPGCKAASFPDTFAILRALEQGGPQAMEVDVHGDAPNPSVPPSVGIMMMAHVLLLLMRTPPPYTLSLPLIKSYSDKWWKQEGQATIRAGIQDMSTRNQLIQQLGIDAADLDQTGDALATRAVYGLVAKKLLRIQRTGGAANVRFA, via the coding sequence ATGGACGCCTCGCTGGCGTCGATCCGCACGGCactcgagcagctccatgCGCAGAACGTAGCGACCATATCGCATGCTAAGCGGCCGGCCTACTTCACGAATGCCGTGCTGAATCCGCAGCGCCTGGATATTCTCGAGCTCATccgcgatgccgacgcgTTCGAGGCGTCGCTCTACGTCTCTGCGCCTCCCGAGCCTACCCCTGGCCCTTCGACGGCGCCCGCCGAGCCCAAGCCACATTTTCGCGCCGTGCCCGTCCCGACGCCTCTCAAGCAATCGCACCAAGCGGATAGCGATGCGCGCACCTACCTCCTCGCCGCTGAAAAGCTCCTCCAAAACTACCACAACGCCCCACGCGCTCGCAAGCATATCCGCATGCTTTTGAAGCGCGATGCTGAATTGCAGCGACATATCTCGCGCTACCACGCTACGATTGACCAGGCGGGCAAGGCGCAGCAGtttgcacgcacgccgccacccCCACCAACACGTGCGAAACGCAGCGAAGCTCTGCAGGCCGAGATCCAGCGAGAAAAGATGGAGATCCTCGCGTTGGAGTCCATGCTGAGCGAAAAAGAGACGGCACCGCCCACCACGCCCGCCGCACGCTCACCTCGTCCTGCGCCCACGCCACAACGCACGCCTCGTCGGGCTTCGCCCGCCAAGTCGCCCGCCTTGTCCAAGAGTGTCGccgcgccaccgacgccccGCACGCCAAAAAACGCACGCCCACTCGCTCAGTCTGTCagctcgccacgcacacccACCACGCGTGTGTCTCCGCCGAAAACGCAGCCCACAGCGAGCCCGTCTCTCGTTCCACTCGGCGTCGTTCCGACCGCCACGCCCGAGTTGGAGCGCATCACCACGCGTATCTGGGATTTATTtggcgagcatgtgcggTACGCCGCACCAGGATGCAAGGCCGCTTCGTTTCCCGACACGTTTGCCATCCTGCGTGCCTTGGAGCAGGGCGGACCCCAAGCGATGGAGGTGGATGTCCATGGCGACGCCCCCAATCCGTCGGTGCCACCCAGTGTGGGTATCATGATGATGGCACATGTGCTGCTTCTGCTCATGCGCACTCCGCCACCCTACACACTATCGCTTCCGCTCATTAAAAGCTATAGCGACAAGTGGTGGAAGCAAGAAGGCCAGGCCACCATTCGCGCAGGAATCCAAGACATGTCGACGCGCAATCAGCTCATCCAGCAGTTGGGTATCGATGCTGCCGATCTCGATCAGACAGGCGATGCATtagcgacgcgcgccgtcTATGGCCTTGTGGCCAAGAAGCTCTTGCGGATCCAACGCACGGGTGGCGCGGCCAACGTGCGTTTCGCTTAG